GATGTTCTCATAGTTGTTTCTTAGCTTTAGTCTCTTGTCTTTTGTAAGCGTCCCTATATGATAGTTAAAATGCTTCATCCTAGAAAGAGCACATACATCTATATTGATATCCTTGAGATACTCTATGCTCTCAAGAAAATCCTCATATCTGTGAAGCGTTTCTTCTCTTTCAGTTAATTTATCCTGAATAGGAGCAACCTTCCTAGTTATACTATCAAGCTCAGCTACTGCATCCTCAATATCTCGCTTCCTATCTAGATCCGTTTTAGGCTCTAGTATCATATCGAGGGCATTTGCCAGATAACTTAGCTTATCCTGATAGGTCTTGTAACTGCTCTTATTAGCCTTATATTTGACTATAGTTCCCATATCAGCAATGGAATCTAGATGTTCTTCTAATACCGCTAGGGTAAAATTAGAATCCTGAATTTCCTTTACCGCATTTTTAATATGGATTTTTTCTATCAGGACTATTTCTTGAAGCAAATCATGCATGTCATCTAAAGGAGCGACAAGGTTCATCATTTGCATCTTTTCAACTGCCACGTACTCACCTTCTTTTTTTTCATATTTATCTAAGCAAGGGATTTAATCAAAATTTCTAATCAAAAAGTCCTTCATAGCCTCAACAGGCATATCATATCTTATCCCCTCTATTATCGTTATGATATCTCTGATTTCATACTCCAAAAAGTGAAGCACCGAGGTTAGCTTTGCAATATTCATTCGGTTTTCTCTGTTTGCTTTTTTGAACATATCATAAAGATATTGGTAGATTTTCCGTTCTATATATATATCCTTCATAGCAACTATCTTTGGATAAGTGTATTTCGCAGAGGATATTACAGCTTCTACAGGATCTTCTTGATATACTATGTCTTTTAGCTGAGAAAACTTATATCTGATGCCGCCTGGCAAAGTATAGTTCAAAATTTCCTCAGGTGATAGACCGTAATATTTGTGTGCTCTATATAGCCACTGTAGATTTATAAGGTCAATATTTATACCTATAAGCTCTTCCAAAATCTTTCTGTCTTCATTTGATAAACTCTTAGACTTCTTAAGTAGATTCTTAAAATACACAAAGTCTAAGTTCATCTCTGCGTGGAATTCTCTTACCGCTAAATCCTCTTGAGTTATACTTCTAAAAGCTTCCTCATAAATAGTTCCTCTTAGCAGAGCTACCATATCCTCTATACTAGACACGCTAAGTAACTGCTCGTAATCTAAATGAGAGAACTTTTTAGAGT
This is a stretch of genomic DNA from Acetoanaerobium sticklandii. It encodes these proteins:
- a CDS encoding V-type ATPase subunit — its product is MGNVARFAALSTKLDAISGRFLQEDDYEALLHKEKVTEVARYLKENTHYGNLLADVDPDDVHRGDLNLLLSKKVIEITEKIAHFTSHNYKELMKALLIRYEVEDLKLILRAISRNEDVRSLDPLFIHSKKFSHLDYEQLLSVSSIEDMVALLRGTIYEEAFRSITQEDLAVREFHAEMNLDFVYFKNLLKKSKSLSNEDRKILEELIGINIDLINLQWLYRAHKYYGLSPEEILNYTLPGGIRYKFSQLKDIVYQEDPVEAVISSAKYTYPKIVAMKDIYIERKIYQYLYDMFKKANRENRMNIAKLTSVLHFLEYEIRDIITIIEGIRYDMPVEAMKDFLIRNFD